The Terriglobia bacterium genome contains the following window.
CCCTCACTATATCGTGACGGGGTCGTCTCTGCAAAATTCAATTTTTCCAAGCTGGATATGAGGAACACTCGGGACACAGCCGCAGCCAGAATGGTGACCACGAAACACTCGAGCCGCACGAGAACATCCTCCTGCGCTTTTGGTATTCTGCGGTCGGTGTCCTTGTTAATCGGGGGATTGATGGTTTGCCAGGGCCCGCTCGATTTGCTCGATTTCTTCCGTGCTGAGATGGAATTCTGCGGCTCCGATGAAACCGTCGACCTGAGCGGGCCGGCGCGCACCGACGATGGCGCCTGTAACTGAGGGCAACCGGAGTGTCCAGGCGATTGCCACTTCGCCTGGAGAACGTCCGTGCCGAGCGCCGATGGCGCGGAGCTGTTCCACCAGCTTCAGATTCCGGGTGAGTTTCGGCTCCTGGAACTGCGGGCTTTGCGCGCGCCGCCAGTCGTCCTTGGGCATCCCGGCGATACGCTCCCGCGTCATGGCGCCGCTGAGCAGGCCGGAATGCATAGGCGAGTAAACGATTACACCGATGTTGTGCACGGCACAGTAGGGCAGGATCCGGGTTTCGATGTCGCGCTTCAACATGGAATAAGGAGGCTGGAGCGAACTCACGGGCGCGATGGCACGGATGCGTTCCAGTTGTGTGACGTCAAAGTTGGAGACCCCAAGGTGGCGGATCTTGCCCTGTTTCTGCAGGCCGGAGAGTGTACGCCACGCATCCTCAATGCCTGCGTCCGGCGAAGTCGGTCCGGGCGCCCAACTCGGCCAATGAATCTGATACAGGTCGATCGTCTCTGCGCGGAGACGCCGCAGGCTGTTCTCCAACTCTTTCCGGAGGGAAGCCGGCTCCAGGCTGTGCGTGATGTTGCCCTTTTCATCCCAGACCAGGCTGCACTTCGTAAATACCAAGGGCCTGCGGGTGCTGGGCAA
Protein-coding sequences here:
- a CDS encoding aldo/keto reductase; amino-acid sequence: MEKRQLGNTGFEITPIGLGAWAMGGGGWAFAWGPQDDEESLAAIHHALDLGINWIDTAAVYGLGHSEEVVARALAKLPSTRRPLVFTKCSLVWDEKGNITHSLEPASLRKELENSLRRLRAETIDLYQIHWPSWAPGPTSPDAGIEDAWRTLSGLQKQGKIRHLGVSNFDVTQLERIRAIAPVSSLQPPYSMLKRDIETRILPYCAVHNIGVIVYSPMHSGLLSGAMTRERIAGMPKDDWRRAQSPQFQEPKLTRNLKLVEQLRAIGARHGRSPGEVAIAWTLRLPSVTGAIVGARRPAQVDGFIGAAEFHLSTEEIEQIERALANHQSPD